From Priestia aryabhattai, one genomic window encodes:
- a CDS encoding YbfB/YjiJ family MFS transporter, translating to MDKKNLSFLIGGLLAMAIALGIGRFSYTPILPLMQQKFDFPETIAGYLASANYAGYLIGAILTGLFSMKGRTIPILRISLIIGVATTCLMSFTTSYTLWAILRFLSGVCSAIVFVLASSIVLGKLREIGRTNWAGFFYMGPGCGIFLTGISIPFFYHSWGWKGAWIGLAGLSLLLLVVIFLTFKEHPVFLHSKKGGEAHQSTAPPREWLPFLIVANGCEGLGYIVTGTFIVSIAQKTPSFHFDPSVIWTVVGITAIPSCLLWSACSKRWGFIKSLILAMFIQAVGVSIPVWSSSSFSLLASAAIFGATFMGITSLGATLLGQMVRKNNSRIMGYFTAAYAVGQMIGPTLAGVLSEATNNYNTSLLGAAVIVLIGSILLMSGLKYENKKELTTKSHRLFKS from the coding sequence ATGGATAAAAAAAACCTCTCTTTTTTAATAGGAGGATTACTTGCAATGGCCATTGCATTAGGGATCGGAAGATTTTCTTACACTCCTATCCTACCTCTTATGCAACAGAAATTTGATTTTCCAGAAACCATTGCCGGTTATCTCGCTTCAGCTAATTATGCAGGCTATCTAATTGGAGCTATTTTAACTGGACTATTTTCCATGAAGGGAAGAACGATTCCTATCTTAAGGATAAGCTTAATTATTGGTGTTGCGACCACGTGCTTGATGAGTTTTACGACTTCTTATACGCTTTGGGCAATATTAAGATTTTTATCTGGAGTGTGTAGTGCTATTGTCTTTGTATTGGCCTCAAGCATAGTTTTAGGAAAGCTGAGAGAAATAGGTAGGACGAATTGGGCTGGTTTCTTTTATATGGGACCTGGCTGCGGGATTTTCCTAACCGGCATTTCCATTCCTTTTTTTTATCATAGTTGGGGCTGGAAAGGAGCGTGGATTGGTTTAGCTGGGTTAAGCTTACTTTTGTTAGTTGTTATCTTTCTAACTTTTAAAGAACATCCTGTCTTCCTACATAGTAAAAAAGGAGGCGAAGCTCACCAAAGTACAGCTCCACCAAGAGAATGGTTACCTTTCTTGATAGTAGCCAATGGCTGCGAAGGATTAGGGTATATTGTAACGGGCACATTTATTGTCTCTATCGCCCAAAAAACACCTTCTTTTCATTTCGACCCTTCTGTAATTTGGACAGTAGTAGGTATAACAGCCATTCCTTCTTGTCTATTATGGTCAGCGTGTTCTAAAAGATGGGGATTTATCAAATCGTTAATCCTAGCTATGTTCATACAAGCTGTCGGTGTAAGCATTCCTGTATGGTCATCTTCCTCCTTTAGTTTGCTTGCGAGTGCTGCTATATTTGGAGCTACCTTCATGGGGATTACCTCTCTTGGAGCTACGCTGCTAGGGCAAATGGTACGAAAAAACAACAGCCGGATAATGGGATATTTCACGGCTGCTTACGCAGTTGGACAAATGATTGGTCCTACTCTTGCTGGAGTGCTTTCAGAGGCCACAAATAATTATAATACCTCTTTGCTAGGAGCAGCAGTAATTGTTCTCATAGGGTCTATATTACTTATGTCAGGATTAAAGTATGAAAATAAAAAAGAACTTACTACCAAGTCCCATCGCTTATTTAAATCTTAA
- a CDS encoding NUDIX hydrolase → MNTCCGFAIICLNDKDELLMVSQEKPNMPKRWSVPSGAIEGHERLEDCCVREVWNQTGYQVEIVKKIHENRSTTYNVDVHMTYFEVKILAGEKKVQIVDSYFWQPISKINHLNLLFEGEREVVLNYIKKKKQFI, encoded by the coding sequence GTGAATACGTGTTGTGGTTTTGCAATAATTTGCTTAAATGATAAAGATGAATTATTAATGGTCTCCCAAGAGAAACCCAACATGCCCAAACGTTGGTCTGTTCCTTCTGGTGCTATCGAAGGACATGAAAGACTCGAAGATTGTTGTGTTCGAGAAGTATGGAATCAAACGGGTTATCAAGTAGAGATAGTTAAAAAAATACACGAGAATAGGTCAACTACCTATAATGTTGATGTTCACATGACCTATTTTGAAGTTAAGATATTAGCTGGAGAAAAGAAAGTCCAGATCGTTGACTCATACTTCTGGCAACCTATATCTAAAATTAATCATTTGAACCTGTTATTTGAAGGTGAGCGTGAAGTTGTACTAAATTATATAAAAAAGAAAAAACAATTCATTTAA
- a CDS encoding SMI1/KNR4 family protein, whose protein sequence is MWKDLIQNISTECVYGEPASIEDIEVLEKLFSIQIPKELRSLLYETNGVNDGYGCSLIWSIEKIIRENLNLGDRMEDVYIPFNNLLFFADAGNGDMFGYSTSDRSINQNDIYVWNHENNHRAQIAPSLEDFVEGWISGKLSM, encoded by the coding sequence ATGTGGAAGGATTTAATACAAAATATTTCAACAGAATGTGTATATGGAGAACCGGCTAGTATAGAGGACATAGAAGTGCTGGAAAAGCTATTTAGTATTCAGATTCCAAAAGAATTAAGAAGTTTATTGTACGAAACAAATGGTGTAAATGATGGTTATGGTTGCTCATTAATTTGGTCTATAGAGAAAATTATAAGAGAAAATTTAAATTTAGGAGACAGAATGGAGGACGTATACATCCCTTTTAACAATTTGTTATTTTTCGCAGATGCTGGGAATGGTGATATGTTTGGATATTCAACATCAGATAGATCTATAAACCAAAATGATATTTATGTTTGGAATCATGAGAACAATCATCGAGCCCAGATTGCACCTTCATTGGAAGATTTTGTAGAAGGTTGGATAAGTGGAAAGTTAAGTATGTAA
- a CDS encoding KGG domain-containing protein: MATNKNNDKMSHEEAGRMGGEATAKNHDKEFYQEIGEKGGKSNNKRNND, encoded by the coding sequence ATGGCAACTAATAAAAATAATGACAAAATGAGCCATGAAGAAGCTGGAAGAATGGGTGGAGAAGCAACAGCTAAAAACCATGATAAAGAGTTTTACCAAGAGATTGGTGAAAAGGGTGGAAAATCTAACAACAAACGTAATAACGACTAA
- a CDS encoding DUF3231 family protein codes for MEKLNSAEMGKLWATYMGNSMSTCILSYFLQHVEDQDIKKLLENALNLSKEFQKTIKDIFIKENIPIPYGFTKEDVNLDAPKLFEDEFYVHYLRYVTKVGLSLYSVGIPLMYREDIRKFSLYCMESTIKLGEHIKDLSINKGWVIKSPIIPTPQKVNIAHKNYLKGFIGDVRPLHALEIAHLYDNLETNVASKVLVMAFSQVTKTKKIRNLFIKGEELTYKAIEGYIKKLHDDNLPSPELIDHLVTTSTSSPFSDKLMVFHKMDMFSMRVRNFGNSVAVNGRRDLALMYANFLKDISGFVNDAADIMIENGWMETPPEAADREDLFSK; via the coding sequence ATGGAAAAATTAAATTCTGCGGAAATGGGTAAACTTTGGGCTACATATATGGGAAATAGCATGTCTACATGTATTCTAAGTTACTTTCTTCAACATGTTGAAGACCAAGATATAAAAAAATTATTGGAAAATGCACTAAACTTAAGTAAAGAATTTCAGAAAACCATAAAAGATATTTTCATAAAAGAAAACATTCCTATTCCATATGGTTTTACAAAGGAAGATGTTAATCTTGATGCTCCAAAATTATTTGAAGACGAGTTCTATGTACATTATTTAAGATATGTAACTAAAGTAGGACTTAGTCTTTACAGTGTAGGAATACCGTTAATGTATAGAGAGGATATAAGGAAATTTTCTCTTTATTGTATGGAGTCAACTATAAAATTGGGGGAACATATCAAAGATCTTTCAATAAACAAGGGGTGGGTTATTAAATCGCCTATTATTCCGACCCCACAAAAAGTAAATATAGCACACAAAAATTATTTAAAAGGTTTTATTGGAGATGTACGACCTTTGCATGCATTAGAAATTGCCCATTTATACGATAATTTAGAGACTAACGTGGCAAGTAAAGTCTTAGTAATGGCATTTAGTCAAGTTACAAAAACGAAAAAGATTCGAAATTTATTTATAAAAGGAGAAGAACTTACTTATAAAGCGATTGAAGGTTATATAAAAAAACTTCACGATGATAACTTGCCTTCTCCAGAACTAATTGATCATTTAGTGACTACTTCAACATCTTCTCCTTTTTCCGATAAATTAATGGTTTTTCATAAGATGGATATGTTTTCAATGAGAGTAAGAAATTTTGGAAACTCAGTAGCAGTAAACGGAAGACGCGATTTAGCGCTAATGTATGCAAATTTTTTAAAGGATATATCAGGATTTGTCAATGATGCAGCCGATATTATGATAGAAAATGGATGGATGGAAACACCACCCGAAGCTGCGGATAGAGAAGATTTATTTTCAAAGTAG
- the efeB gene encoding iron uptake transporter deferrochelatase/peroxidase subunit: MKESKRPKQYTRRDMLKMSVFTGVGVAVSTSGIGVLANMANGLGNTSDQASSNSVEDSIISFNGKNQAGIVTPQQTYAYVAAFDLLINQKDKVIDLFKKWTVLSQSTTQGKVNEDNNNDWLPPKDTGEAQDLNPSRLTLTFGFGPSFFSKNGEDRFGLADKRPKHLKDIPAMPRDDLQEPFIGGDISVQVCADDQQVAFHAVRNLIKSAVGIAEVKWMQSGFISAPDEKTPRNLFGFKDGTANVSSTDFESHNRIIWANNSEPAWMQGGTYMAFRKIQMFLEVWDRSSLKDQEDTFGRKKASGAPYGKVKEHDKVSLMQMPSTSHTALAKGTKQEIYRRAYSYTDGVDPKTGNINAGLMFISYQKNPDTQFIPMLKVLSQQDKLNEYTKHIGSAMFACARGIRKGEYIAQSLLE; this comes from the coding sequence GTGAAAGAATCGAAGAGGCCTAAACAATACACACGTCGTGACATGTTAAAAATGTCAGTATTTACGGGTGTAGGTGTTGCGGTAAGTACAAGTGGCATCGGCGTTCTAGCTAACATGGCTAATGGGCTAGGCAATACAAGCGATCAAGCCTCAAGCAATTCTGTAGAGGATTCTATTATTTCTTTTAATGGAAAAAACCAAGCAGGAATTGTAACACCTCAGCAAACATATGCTTATGTAGCTGCTTTTGATTTATTAATAAATCAAAAAGATAAGGTTATAGATCTTTTCAAAAAATGGACAGTGTTGAGTCAATCTACGACTCAGGGGAAAGTTAATGAAGATAATAATAATGATTGGCTCCCACCAAAAGATACAGGAGAAGCACAAGATTTAAATCCTTCCAGATTAACCTTAACATTTGGCTTTGGTCCTTCTTTCTTTTCTAAGAATGGAGAAGATCGTTTTGGCTTAGCTGATAAGAGGCCCAAACATCTTAAGGATATCCCAGCAATGCCAAGAGATGATTTGCAAGAGCCTTTTATAGGGGGAGATATTTCTGTACAAGTTTGTGCAGATGATCAACAAGTGGCATTTCATGCTGTACGAAACCTTATCAAATCAGCAGTAGGCATAGCAGAGGTAAAATGGATGCAATCTGGTTTTATTAGTGCTCCAGATGAGAAAACGCCACGGAATTTATTTGGCTTTAAAGATGGCACGGCAAATGTTTCTTCTACTGATTTTGAATCTCATAACCGAATTATTTGGGCGAATAATTCAGAACCAGCATGGATGCAAGGTGGAACTTATATGGCTTTTAGAAAAATTCAGATGTTTTTAGAGGTGTGGGATCGATCATCTCTTAAAGACCAAGAAGACACGTTCGGCCGAAAAAAGGCTAGTGGGGCTCCTTACGGAAAAGTAAAAGAACATGATAAAGTAAGTCTTATGCAAATGCCTTCTACTTCTCATACTGCTTTAGCAAAGGGAACAAAGCAAGAGATTTATAGAAGAGCGTATTCCTATACAGATGGGGTAGATCCCAAAACAGGGAATATAAATGCAGGACTTATGTTCATTAGTTACCAAAAGAATCCTGACACGCAATTTATACCAATGCTTAAGGTGTTATCTCAGCAGGATAAATTAAATGAGTATACGAAACATATAGGTAGTGCAATGTTTGCTTGTGCTCGTGGAATCCGTAAAGGAGAGTACATTGCACAGTCTTTGTTAGAATAG
- a CDS encoding NAD(P)H-dependent flavin oxidoreductase: MNLYNRVCEVLDIKVPIIQAGMAGDKITTIDLIVNVCEAGGLGTLGAAYMHPDDIRQAVREIRKYTRSPFAVNLFATEMADNTGGLEEVQQVLDTMRGVLDIRRVDQEVKTKNLFKEQFKVLVEEQVPIVSTAFGILPSYAMKITKENDMKVITMVTTVREALTAQEQGTDVIIAQGSEAGGHRGTFDVNEHPYGANIGLFSLVPQIVDQVDVPVIATGGIMDGRGLIAALALGASGVQMGTAFLATQQSGAHPCYKEALHESNEESTVLTRHFSGRPARGIANTFIKEFETSNIQPLCFPTQNTITGDIRKAAAKLGNKEYMSLWCGQSTRLLERDRTAADLVTATIQQAKNILKTLNYS, translated from the coding sequence ATGAATTTATATAATCGCGTTTGTGAAGTTTTAGATATTAAGGTGCCCATTATACAGGCTGGTATGGCAGGAGACAAAATTACAACAATAGACCTTATCGTAAACGTATGTGAAGCAGGTGGTCTCGGAACATTAGGAGCTGCTTATATGCATCCAGATGATATACGACAAGCTGTGAGAGAGATTCGAAAATACACAAGAAGCCCCTTTGCTGTTAATCTTTTTGCTACTGAAATGGCAGATAATACAGGTGGGTTAGAAGAGGTTCAGCAAGTATTAGACACGATGCGAGGTGTTTTAGATATTAGGCGTGTTGATCAAGAAGTCAAAACTAAAAATTTATTCAAAGAGCAATTTAAAGTATTAGTAGAAGAACAAGTACCTATAGTAAGCACAGCTTTTGGCATTCTTCCGTCTTATGCGATGAAAATAACAAAAGAAAATGATATGAAAGTTATCACAATGGTTACAACCGTCAGAGAAGCCTTAACTGCACAAGAACAGGGTACAGATGTGATTATAGCGCAAGGAAGTGAAGCAGGTGGTCATCGGGGAACATTTGATGTAAATGAACATCCTTATGGAGCTAATATTGGGCTCTTCTCACTTGTACCTCAAATAGTAGATCAAGTAGATGTTCCTGTCATCGCCACTGGTGGAATTATGGATGGAAGAGGACTAATCGCAGCTTTAGCTCTGGGTGCGAGTGGTGTACAAATGGGAACTGCCTTTTTAGCAACACAACAATCTGGAGCACATCCTTGTTATAAAGAGGCTCTTCACGAAAGTAATGAAGAAAGCACGGTTCTCACTAGACATTTTTCAGGTCGTCCCGCACGAGGAATAGCAAATACTTTTATTAAGGAGTTCGAAACCTCTAATATTCAACCGTTATGTTTTCCTACACAAAATACAATTACGGGAGATATTCGAAAAGCTGCAGCTAAGCTAGGTAATAAAGAGTATATGTCTTTATGGTGTGGCCAAAGTACAAGGCTATTAGAAAGAGATAGGACAGCAGCTGATCTAGTGACAGCTACTATACAACAAGCAAAAAATATTTTAAAAACACTCAATTATAGTTAA
- a CDS encoding LysR family transcriptional regulator: MDIQSLRIFRAVAEYGSITKAAKELNYAQSNITTRMQQLENSLQTVLFHRHNKGITLTAKGELLITYTDKIFRLLEETKQIMRDEEEPQGPLSIGSMETTAAVHLPRFLSRYHSTYPQVDLNLKTGPTGRHIEDVLNYKLDGAFVSGPLSHPDLIVKKVFREELVLVGNLFLSRSLESESLDNLTLLVLHKGCFYREKFKHWLHEEGVRPSKVMEFGSLDALMGCIAAGLGVTLLPLSIVQKYSHLEEITYYPIPEKFSLVDTLFIYRDDTTFSTPLIKFIEMFQEKHSSITP; encoded by the coding sequence ATGGATATTCAATCATTGCGTATTTTTAGGGCAGTTGCCGAGTATGGAAGTATCACAAAGGCTGCAAAAGAGCTAAACTATGCACAGTCCAATATTACGACTCGGATGCAACAGTTAGAAAATAGCTTACAGACTGTCTTATTTCATAGACATAACAAGGGAATTACCCTAACAGCAAAAGGGGAATTATTAATAACCTATACTGATAAGATTTTTCGTCTTTTAGAAGAAACGAAACAAATAATGAGAGATGAAGAAGAGCCTCAGGGGCCGTTAAGTATTGGGTCAATGGAGACAACAGCTGCCGTTCATTTACCTAGATTTCTTTCTAGGTATCATTCTACTTATCCTCAAGTAGATTTAAACTTAAAGACGGGGCCTACTGGTCGGCATATTGAAGACGTATTAAATTATAAATTGGATGGTGCGTTTGTCTCTGGACCTCTATCTCACCCTGATCTTATTGTAAAAAAAGTTTTCAGAGAAGAGTTAGTGTTAGTAGGAAACCTGTTTCTTTCCCGTTCTTTAGAATCAGAAAGTCTTGATAATTTAACACTTTTAGTATTACACAAAGGTTGTTTTTATCGGGAGAAGTTTAAACATTGGTTACATGAAGAGGGTGTTAGGCCTTCTAAAGTTATGGAGTTTGGTTCCTTGGATGCGCTTATGGGATGTATAGCAGCTGGACTGGGAGTTACTTTACTTCCTCTGTCTATTGTACAAAAATACAGCCATCTCGAAGAGATTACTTATTATCCAATTCCCGAAAAATTTTCATTAGTTGATACACTTTTCATTTATCGGGATGATACTACCTTCTCTACACCTCTTATTAAATTTATAGAAATGTTTCAAGAGAAGCACTCCTCTATAACTCCCTAG
- a CDS encoding twin-arginine translocase TatA/TatE family subunit — protein sequence MVGAGSAILIGVTALIIFGPKRLPELGRSAGKTLREFKNATQGIMEDHDKEDKKLLKNEEKDDKTSL from the coding sequence ATGGTAGGAGCTGGAAGTGCAATTTTAATAGGGGTAACAGCATTAATTATATTTGGTCCTAAAAGGCTACCTGAGTTAGGACGTTCTGCCGGTAAAACACTCCGTGAATTTAAAAATGCAACCCAAGGAATTATGGAAGACCACGATAAAGAGGATAAAAAATTATTAAAAAACGAGGAGAAAGATGACAAAACATCTCTTTAA
- the murI gene encoding glutamate racemase, whose translation MRIGFFDSGIGGISVLNEAIKHFPKEDFLYYADTRNVPYRTKTKEEVNKHVQTVVEDILKEEVKALVIACNTATSISINELRSIYDIPIIGMEPAAKPAIKLSSSMDKRVLVFATDLTLKELKYRKLITRIDKGSIVDPLPLPELVEFCEDLNFNWDELSTYFRTKLEGFDLNQYGTVVLGCTHFPYYKPILKEVLPSHIQLIDGGKGTVERLSSLLNEKNLLSDNGTNDISFKCSNRDKNYMLKMRNALNVLQNELNKPKRKHLK comes from the coding sequence ATGAGAATTGGTTTTTTTGACTCTGGGATTGGCGGAATATCAGTATTAAATGAAGCAATAAAACATTTTCCGAAAGAAGATTTTTTATATTATGCTGATACGCGCAACGTCCCGTATAGAACCAAGACAAAAGAAGAAGTAAATAAACATGTCCAAACTGTAGTAGAAGATATTCTTAAAGAAGAGGTTAAAGCACTTGTTATTGCTTGTAATACAGCTACTAGCATCTCTATTAATGAATTAAGGTCTATTTACGATATCCCAATAATCGGAATGGAGCCTGCTGCAAAGCCTGCTATTAAACTAAGTAGTTCAATGGATAAAAGGGTGCTTGTTTTTGCTACAGACTTAACATTAAAAGAATTAAAATATAGAAAGTTAATTACCAGAATTGATAAGGGTTCAATTGTTGACCCATTACCTCTTCCAGAATTAGTTGAATTCTGTGAAGACCTAAACTTTAATTGGGATGAATTAAGTACGTATTTCAGAACAAAGCTAGAAGGATTTGATTTAAATCAATATGGTACGGTTGTATTAGGTTGTACTCATTTCCCTTATTATAAGCCTATATTAAAGGAAGTTCTGCCTTCTCACATTCAACTTATTGATGGCGGTAAGGGTACCGTAGAAAGGCTTTCAAGTCTTCTAAACGAAAAGAATTTATTAAGTGATAATGGAACCAATGATATTTCATTTAAATGTTCTAATAGAGATAAGAACTATATGCTAAAGATGAGAAATGCATTAAATGTACTTCAAAATGAATTAAATAAACCAAAAAGAAAGCACCTTAAGTAA
- a CDS encoding DUF3231 family protein yields the protein MSRNDSRLTSSEITSLWVQYIRETMAICISKYVLAIVKDSEIRSLFEFCLGLSEKHLKVLTKILNNENFPLPNGFTDKDVNLQAPSLFTDSFWLQYIHDMTIHGLSGHGMSFSGSVRKDIRAHYYQCNIDAMDVYNKSIDILLSKGIYERDPYYSTPQNSEFITDLGYAMDILGKKRPLNTMEASNIYFNLRKSIAAKGIILGFQQVTKDKKAHKFMGDALNLCNKHIGIFSSILHEDNLHSPGLLDTQVTNSKVAPFSDKLMLFHAGFMFNLAMVYYSNAMAASMRVDVITHCEASILRDLKLTTSWGNIMIERGWIEKPPQANDRKELPNN from the coding sequence TTGAGCAGAAACGACAGTAGGTTGACTTCCTCAGAAATTACAAGTCTGTGGGTACAATATATTCGGGAAACAATGGCGATTTGTATTAGTAAATACGTATTAGCAATCGTTAAAGACTCCGAAATTCGATCCCTTTTCGAATTTTGTTTAGGATTATCTGAAAAGCATCTTAAAGTGTTAACGAAGATTTTAAATAACGAGAATTTCCCTCTACCAAATGGCTTCACGGATAAAGATGTAAACCTGCAAGCTCCTTCTTTATTTACAGATTCCTTTTGGCTACAGTACATACATGATATGACAATTCATGGATTATCAGGACATGGTATGTCGTTTAGTGGATCAGTTCGAAAAGATATACGGGCTCATTACTATCAATGTAATATTGATGCGATGGACGTTTATAATAAATCAATTGATATTCTCTTATCTAAAGGAATTTATGAAAGAGATCCTTATTATTCTACACCACAAAATAGTGAATTCATTACGGACTTAGGATATGCAATGGATATATTAGGGAAGAAAAGGCCTTTAAATACGATGGAGGCTTCAAATATATACTTTAATTTGAGAAAGAGTATTGCAGCAAAGGGGATTATTCTTGGTTTTCAGCAAGTAACTAAGGATAAAAAAGCACATAAATTTATGGGTGATGCTTTAAATTTGTGCAACAAACATATTGGTATTTTTTCTTCGATATTACATGAAGACAACCTTCATTCTCCAGGGTTATTAGACACCCAAGTTACAAATTCGAAAGTAGCTCCTTTCTCAGATAAATTAATGTTATTTCATGCCGGGTTTATGTTTAATTTAGCAATGGTATATTACTCCAATGCTATGGCTGCAAGTATGAGGGTAGATGTAATAACACATTGTGAAGCATCTATTCTAAGGGATTTAAAACTGACTACAAGTTGGGGAAACATTATGATTGAAAGAGGATGGATAGAGAAACCTCCTCAAGCAAATGATAGAAAGGAATTGCCTAATAATTAA
- the efeO gene encoding iron uptake system protein EfeO, producing MFLSKKITYTALTLSLLTVPALGACSNSTTSSAQNDTKQTASQEKESKQDTLKNNVKKMQITLNKLQSGLEKQDQKQIKEYGKELYNQWLSYENNIREKYPLLYTDTEKYILPLSTEIEKGSIDQKKVQELSVQLDRSFANLKDAKETATKTSEALKKAVNNYKTYVNDQTEQLVKTTTTFTDAVNAGDLEKAKTSYAEARVYYERIEPIAESFGDLDPKIDAREGDVDNSEWGGFHRIEKAIWKDSSLKGMSQYATQLNKDVQDLQQRVKEVKLEPTQVVAGSMELLNEAAISKVTGEEERYSHIDLVDLASNVEGSLAVYHAVLPILNEKSPDLSEQLDKEFTQLTATLGKYQKNGTYLPYTELTKEQIRELSQQLNTLSESMAQTAEIFQ from the coding sequence ATGTTCTTATCTAAAAAAATTACTTACACTGCACTTACCCTATCTTTACTAACTGTACCAGCTTTAGGTGCATGCAGTAATTCGACAACTTCTAGTGCTCAGAATGATACCAAACAAACAGCTAGTCAAGAGAAGGAAAGTAAACAAGATACTTTAAAAAATAACGTAAAGAAGATGCAAATCACGCTTAATAAGCTGCAGAGTGGTTTAGAGAAACAGGATCAAAAACAGATTAAGGAATATGGGAAAGAGCTCTATAATCAGTGGTTATCTTATGAAAATAACATTCGTGAGAAATACCCACTTTTATACACAGATACAGAAAAATATATTCTTCCATTATCTACTGAAATAGAAAAAGGCTCAATTGACCAGAAAAAGGTGCAAGAACTAAGTGTTCAGCTAGATCGTTCGTTTGCAAATTTGAAAGATGCGAAAGAAACAGCGACAAAGACATCAGAAGCATTGAAAAAGGCTGTTAATAATTACAAAACGTATGTAAATGACCAAACAGAACAGTTAGTAAAAACGACTACTACCTTTACAGATGCTGTGAATGCAGGGGATCTAGAAAAGGCGAAAACTTCTTATGCAGAAGCTCGTGTATATTATGAACGTATTGAACCAATTGCTGAAAGTTTTGGTGACCTAGATCCAAAAATTGATGCCCGTGAAGGTGACGTCGATAATTCAGAATGGGGAGGATTCCATCGCATTGAAAAAGCAATTTGGAAAGACTCTTCTTTAAAGGGGATGAGTCAATATGCAACTCAACTAAATAAAGATGTACAGGATCTACAGCAAAGAGTAAAAGAAGTTAAATTAGAACCTACACAAGTAGTCGCTGGTTCAATGGAACTGTTAAATGAAGCTGCTATTTCCAAAGTGACAGGGGAAGAGGAAAGATATTCTCATATTGATTTAGTAGATTTAGCTTCAAACGTTGAGGGTTCTCTAGCTGTCTATCATGCTGTTTTACCAATTCTAAATGAAAAAAGTCCAGATCTTTCAGAGCAATTAGATAAAGAATTTACTCAACTAACAGCTACCTTAGGGAAATATCAAAAAAATGGAACGTATCTCCCATATACAGAATTAACAAAGGAACAGATTCGAGAACTGAGTCAACAGTTAAATACCTTATCAGAATCTATGGCCCAAACAGCTGAGATATTTCAATAG